AATACCGGGGAATTTAGAACATAACCGCAATCTGCTTCGAATGACGAAAATTGATTCTGCCATCGCGCTTAATCTTGCCTGGTTTATCAATTCTTCAATGATTATCATGGCCGCCGCTGTGTTTTTTTCAAACGGAATTGCAGTGGAATCAATTGAACAAGCACATTCGACACTCACACCCCTACTCGGTGCTGCGTCCAGTTTGATATTTGGAATCGCTCTCCTATCCGCCGGACTTTCGTCTTCGACAACCGGCACGATGGCTGGTCAATCAATCCTTGAAGGCTTTATGCGGGTTAAAATCTCCCCCTTCCTGACTCGATTGATTACCATGCTCCCGGCATTGGTTTTGATCGGTATGCAAGTAGATGCACTCAAGGCATTAGTCATCTCGCAAGTCGTGCTTTCTCTTCAACTTCCTTTTACCATCATCCCGTTGATCTTGTTTACCAGGTCAAAGAAACTTATGGGTGAATTTGCCAATAAGCCTATTGTGAACTTCCTGGCTTACCTTATCGCCTTCATAGTCATCAGTTTGAATGGGTTGCTTTTGTACCAGACATTTGGCGGTGAGTTTTCATTTTAATACATGTTTCAGCGCCCGTGAGCATATGTGATCACGGGCTTTATAATGAAACCTCCTCCTGTCCAGTATCCCTAGATAAATACTTTCGTGACATACATAATGGCTAAACCAAGACCTACCCCGGAAAGATTCGACCAGGACAACCAATTTATTTTAGAAGTGACCTCTTGGCGCATAAACTGACTGACCGCTACAATCACTTGCATGATCGCACCTGCACCAATTGCGAGGCAAATCGCAATGAAGAGAGGCGTTGCTGCGGCTCCACCGATCCATGTACCCACAATTGCGGGACCGCCCGCCAAGAGAGCTAACAACACAAAATAGCGGAACGAGGGACGTTGGTTGGCAAGAGGAGCGATAATTCCCAATCCTTCAGTAATGTTATGCAACGTAAAACCTATGATCAAGAATGTTCCTAAGGCAGCTTCCCCGGCAGCAAACGATGAACCAATTGCCAGTCCTTCACCAAGGTTGTGTAAACCGATACTTAATGCAATCAGGAACGAAAGGCGAAGGCCCGAAGCCTTGTTTTCCCCTGCCTCCCCCAGTCGTTGCAGCAGAAGAAATGTCGCTAGGGCGATCAGAATCACTAAAGGTTGAGCAAAGAACCCTCGGGGTGTTTCTACCGCTTCTTCCCACGCTTCTAATGCCGTATCAATCAGCAGGAACATCAACAAACCGATTGTAATGGCTAGAAGAAAATGCATACCCTGTTTGCCAAGTTGCCTTACAAACGGGAACCAAAGCAAACCGAGAGCCACAGGAACAACACCTACATAGAGGCCGATCAAACTGTAACTCCATAGGGTTTCCCTGCTCAGTTCAGGCGTCGCCGTTGCCACAGGGATCTCATGTGCAAAAATCAGCCCGTTACTGGTGATCAACTTGATCTCATACGGATCCCCTTCCACCCAAGGATAGGGAATCTGCAGATTAGCAGTTCCTAGTCTTGGAATTGTCTGACTTGGAGTCATAGATCCATTCCATACTGCATCATCCACGAGTACCTGCGCAACGGTTGCCTCTCCAGGTCCGCTGTTACGTAATGTAATATCAAACGAGTTGGGCGTGAGCACTACTTTCTGAAACTCAATCACTTCAACGGGAGCAGCAGGTTCCGCTTCAATACCAGTTCCCTTGACTACAAATACCCCGATCAAACCGGCCAACAAGATCAACGGAAGTAACCCTAGCGCAATCCAAACGCCTTTATTCTGCATCGATTCCACCTCCTATTTCACCTGGAAGAACCCAGACCAGCCGAGTTCCGTAAATTCACTTTGGTGGGCATGGAACATATAGGTTCCCGGAAATTTGTATTTGAACTCGAGAATTCCCCGTTGTCCTTGAGTAAGCATGATTGTATCGGTGTACTCAGACGGGGTGAGACTGGTTCCGGTCGGAAAGTAATGGAACAGGTTTCCGTGCAGGTGAAACGAGTTAAGTAAATCGAACTCGGTCATGTTCACTAAATAGATGCGGACAAGTTCATCTTGTTTTATTTCAATTGGATAGGAATGGTAATAGAATGCAACCCCGTTTACCGTATAAAATTCGTTTTCTGCGTCTCCGTCCAGATCATAACCGTTCATTACCATGACCATCTCATGTGCTTGAGGGCGCGGTGTCTTCGGATCCACGATAAATGTTCCGTATAGCCCACGATTGATGTGCTTCTTGAACGGTAAAACATGGCAGTGATACAGATGCAGACCAAACGGTTCTGCCGTGAATTCGTACACAAATGTGCCGCCGGGCGGAATCGGATCAATTCCGTCCATTCCTGACGGATGCATTCCATGAAAATGAATGTTATGCGGGTGTGATCCTTTGTTGGTGAAATGCACACGTACCAAGTCACCCTCCGTACAACGCAATGTCGGACCCGGGATTTGACCATTGAACACCCAACCTGGGAATTTCACTCCCGGTGCAATCTCAACTTCTTTATCTTCCGCAACAATCTGGTACTCCCTGGCGGTTCTGCCATCAGCCGTCATTGATACATTTCCGTAATCGAAGGAAGTAAGGAAATGACCAGGATCGAGCCCTCCTACCTTCGGGTCATAAGATCCGGACAAAGAAGGTGCGCCATGAGTCCCGGTCCCTTTATGAGCGTTGTGATCCTTATATGAACCCTCATGGCTTCCGTTTGCGCTCACCTGACCTTGCCATTTGTCTGGAATAAGGTTTGCCGCAACTGCCCCTAAAACTCCAAAACTCCCTAATTTTAAAAAGGAGCGACGCGACAGAGATTTCTCCGCTTTCACGTTGTTAGACCTCCCTGTTTTCTTTGTTAATCACTATATGCGGGAAATTTTGTCTGATGCAAGTTTTTTTCCTTTGTACAACTTTTATTGTATAAAGTGAATTTTTTTTTGTAAAGAAAAAATTGTTTCTCTAAGGAAAATTTCGTTGGTCGCAACTTTTTCCCTAAGAACAGTATCCAAAATTGAAGTAATTCCATATAATTTAGCTAAAGGAAACATAAATCGCTTTGTCTAAAAAAGTTTTCTTCTGTTAACAAGATCCGCTATGGTTATCGGAGGGATAGATATGAATTTGAAAGAGAAGTATACCCGTCTGCTATTCGTATTGCTCTTTGCTGCGATGGGAGTCTTAACGGTGTATTGGGGCAAAAATACACTGTCATCGGCTCAAGCAGACCGTAAAACAGAAAGCAAACATGTGGAAATACAGTTGAAAGAATGGGAAATAGTTCCTCGGAATATCACTCTAAATAAGGGGGAAACCGTCCAGCTTTCTATAATAAATAAAGGTGCTTATCCCCACGATTTTGTGGTTCATGGGCTCAATATAAAAACAGGTACACTCGCGCCCGGTCAAAAAGAAGCACTGACCTTTGTCGCTGACCAACCAATGACCCTGGAAACCTTTTGTACTTTGGCAGGTCACAAAGAAGCTGGGATGGTTGCAAACCTGTCGATTAAATAATCTTTTCAAGTTGATAATGAAGGAAGACATCCGTTGTCTTCCTTTTTCTTTTAAGCGGGGAGAATGACAATGAACGAGGTTTCGGACTATAATATAAACGCGAATTGTTCGAAAGGAGGAAGGATCTTGCCTACTCCGGCTATGGAAGATTATTTGGAGAAGATCTACGGCTTGATTGAAGAAAAAGGGTACGCGCGAGTTATGGATATCGCTTCCTCCCTAAACGTAAACCCTCCTGCGGTAACAAAGATGATCCAGAAGCTTGACGAAAGGGGTTTCTGTAAGTACGAAAAATACCGTGGCATCATTTTGACGTTGAAAGGCAAGAAGATAGCAAAGTCAATGGCTGAAAAGCATCAGATACTTGAGGATTTTTTACGGGTAATCGGGGTTCATGAAGAAAATATTTATGAAGAAGCGGAAGGAATCGAGCATCATATCAGCAAACACACGGCATTCTGCATTTCGGGCCTGGTTCGCTTTTTTGAGGACAACCCTTTCGTAAAAGAATCTTACCTTACCTATCTCAACAAGATGACGGAGAATGATCCAGAATAAATCATTTTTTGGACACTCCGAATCTGGCCTTCATTATTCCGTAGTTTTTTCAAAATCTGATCTGTCTAGGTATTATACTTGCACTTTTTCAAAAATTAACGCACATTGTGAAGTCCCACGGGCAATTGGATTCACTTCAATATCCCCACGGTGGAACTTCATATCCGGTGTATATTCGTTAAACACCACCTCATCGGAATGACAAAACACTTCGGTCAACCAAGGTACCCCATATCCCTAAAGGTTTCATGGATCAAACAGCGTGTGATGTGAAAGCGATACAGATTAGGTTCGACTATACAGGTTGATTTTTCTGTCCCGCACACATGATCGAAAAGTGTAATGTTTACGGTCCCTTATGATAAAAGAAGTTCTTTTCAATTTTGCAGTGCGGATACTAGTCGGGCTTACGTGCGCTATAGAGAGATAAAGGGCCGAATAATGTAGGGTATTGGACAGTTTCACTTACTTCTATAAATCCGGACTCAAGCAACAACTGTGGAATTAACCCGTCTGCATTGTCTTTTGTCGTAGCAAAACCATCCAGCATTTGAACAAGGAAAAAAGCTGTCCGCATCAGTGCACTTCGAGGTCTACCCCAGTCGGCTATATGAATTTCACCCCCTGGTTTGAGAACCCGGTGGACTTCAGCCAAGGTTCGACTCTTGTTTTCGCGAGTCAAATGGTGAAAGAAAAGACTTGATAAGACACGGTCGAAGGAATTGTTTGTATAAGGAAGGTCAAAAGACATACCCAGATCAAGCGGGATGTCAAGCTGTTCTTTTGCCAGTTTGGCTCTTGCTATTTCAAGTACTTTCGGATCTCCATCCAGTCCGATGACTGTTGCTTCCGGAAAGCGGTTTTTAATCAAAATTGTCAAAGTAGCGGTGCCACATGCAAGATCCAGGACATGATGATCGGTTTGAATCTGTGCTTGTCGAATTAGTTGAGATTTGAAGGTTTCTTCCCGCAATGTCCACTGAATCAACGGATCATAAAATCTGGTTAGCCAGTCATAGTTCAGCGCAGGTTTATACTTATCGGAGTTCTTTTCCATCGCCACACCTCCAGATCAGAAATACCTTACCCCCCCAAGGTAGTTACAGTGATTATATTTCTGTTTACAAAATTTCGCAATCCATTTCACAAGAATTATTTGCTTAATTTAAGGGAGACTCCAAATCACAGAAATACCCCTTCCCCGAATTGTCGGTTGTTTCGCGAGAATCACCCACTTTATTCCACACAAGCGCAGTTCCAGCAGCGAGAAAAAGAGGAAGTGAAAGCACAATCAACCAGCGTTTCATCCTAATCCCCCTTTAAACGTTTTAAGTCTTATTATTTTACAATCCGTAGTTTACATAGAAAAGATACGAAATGGAAAAAAGAGTCATAACCGTAGATATACCTAATGTGATGACACCTGAGGTCGTTCGCCAGGACTTGGACTTCCACGCCATAAAATAAGCTAATACCAGTGAGCCGATTGCCAACCCAAGGAACAGGTATTGGTATTTAAAGAAAAACGCACTGGTTGCAAACGCGATCCCACTCAGACCGAGCGGCAAAATCAATAAAGGAGCCAGTCAGGCCAGACAGGAAAACCATGAGAAAACAAGCGCCATCTTTTGAACCATTTTATTATTTGATTTCATCTCCTGCACTCTCCTTTCTCCCTCCATTATTTAAGTGACTCAACGGATGATTGACCGACGTATTTTTGCGAATGGTCAGCAATTGATTCTTATACCAATAGTATCCGTATAAAGTCCCCAATCCGTTGACCCAGATGAGGATCAACAGAAATTCAAACAATAGAGTAGGGAATTCATGTTTCGGCGAACCAATTAACGCTAGTTTTGTTTTAATGCGGCATTATTGACGCTTCAATTATGATTTGATCTAAAGCGCAACCGTTGCTTGTACCCGTCTCATACCTCTACTCCTCAACTGCGTTACCCTTATCATGTATCCATGACCGAGCATTGGTTTTAGCAAGTAGTAAGATCCCGACAACTGCACATAGCACGAATCCCCACTGTGGGGGTGTCAAAAATAACCAAATAGTTGGATTGTAATCGACCAGAGAAATCAACAAGCCGCCCGTTCCTAAAATGATAAGACCTAGTGCTCCTCTTACTCCTGAGGGCTGTATGGGAATTTTTTTTGCGAGTAGCCAGCTGCTAACTGCAAATAATATAGCGTTATAGACATTTACAGGATGATACATGCCCTCAAGAAGACGAGCTCCCCAAAAAAGCTCCGTTCTCGTTCCAAAGTCTGCCACAAATATGGAATAAACACTCCATCCGGCAAACAATGCAGGAATCAAAACATCCAACAACGTCAAAATAGGGATCGGTTGTTTCCGGAATCTGATTACAAAATATCCGATTCCAATTCCCCACCCAATCCAAGTGGCGTAAGGAATTGTGCCGCCCAAAAGAATCTGAAAGGGACGCTCCAAGACTTCTTTCGGGATAAAGAGCAGCGGTGCCAAAAGGGTCGCTAAAATCCCATAAAAGACACTGTCAAAAATCGTATCTTGGACTTTGGCACCGTCCAATCCTGCCCGAGTTAACTCCCGTTTAATCAGCCATAAGACCAAACTAAAACCGGTCAGTATTCCAATCCACGAAGAGGATATCGACCACAACCCCAATTTCACATAGGTATCCAATAGTGCCATGTTTATCTCTCCATCAGTTTCTGAATCATGCCTTCCATAGCCACTTTGGACAATTGACCGTCTCGGCGATCGACAATCATTCCGTTTTTGTCAATTGTGACAGTCATCGGAATTGCAAAAACTTGGTACTGTTTGGCAACACTTCCGTCTCGATCCATAAGAGTGGGAAACCCAATTTTGAATTCACGAATAAACTTTTTGGCCTCTTCTTCATTATCTTGCACAGTCAAATTGATGCCGTAAAAGGCTATCTGATCCTTGTATTTCTGGCTCATCTCCACTAAATCCGGCATTTCGGCCTTGCAAGGCGGACACCAGGAAGCCCAGAAATTAATGAAAACCTTTTTTCCCTTGAGTTCACTCAGTTTGACCTCGTTACCGTTCGAATCTTTCAAAGTAAAATCAGGCGCTGTATACCCTGCTCGGGGTAAAGAAGCAACATCAGATTGCTTGCTGTTTTGAGTATTGGCGGGAGAGGAGATGTCCTTCACAATTCTGCCTGTATTTTGCACCCCTGCAAGTACAGCTAGTACCAGCAAAGCGATAAACAGGATCCCCGCATACAATCTTATTGATTTTTTCTTCTGCATCTTGAATCCCCCAGAAATGGTTTAGTGAAAAACCCACACAGAAGTGTGGGCTTACTGGTTAAGCTTATTTTTTGTCATTTTGCATCTTGCTGTGATCCATGCCCGGCATGTTCTTATCATTCATTTTTTGATCATTGTTACTTGAACATGCTGTAAGAAGTCCCGCTGTAAGAATAGTGACCAGAAGTAAAGAAATTCCCTTTTTCACAATAGATGTCCTCCTTACATATTGTTCATATTGTGCATTCCGTTACCTGCAAAAATCATGTAGAGAATAAATAGTATCAAGATGCCAAAAGTAACGGCCAAACCTTTTAAGATACTCGAAAACGTGTCCCTTCCCTCCACTTTCAAGTCGCTCCCCTCTTTCTGCTTAAGATAAAACTGAAATGTGTATTTTTTATGAAGAAACATAAGAATTATAGCTTTAGATTTGCAATACTTTATCCAAACCCGGAACAAAAAAGTCCAACACACTGTCATTCACTACAGACACACAAAGCATGGTTGAATCGGCCAACAAAAATCAGGGGAACACATAGCGCATGTTCCCCTATTTGTCCATTTCTAAATATTCTTCCCCTTCCATTTGCTAAAATCCCGGATCCTTGGAAGCCTGAGCATCCTCGACCAGTTCCTTCCTCCTTCCCGATATCTACCTTGAAACCTACTGATTGTAACCGAAGAAGAACGCCCCCCATACGGTCGTGACGACAAATGGATTATGAAACAAGGGGCGGCGGGTGGAGTTCTTGTGTTTGAACAGCTCCTGCTGCAAACTGAATCTGTTCTGAGTCAAATCCGGGAAAATCATGCGAATTCACCTTTCCTTCTATTTCCATAACTCGTTATAATGAGTACATGTCATATTCAATTTTCCGGGAGGCTGCCATGGAAATCATAGAATTTCAAAAGATCCTTCACGACTTTCGGAACGATCCCGAATCGGTTTATCATACTTGGTTTCTTAACGGGGAAGATCGTCTCAAAGCGTTTCGTACCATCAAGAACGGTTTGAACGACGTGATTCGCGACATCGAAAATCGCACATTTGGCAATGATTTTAAAGGATCCAGCCTCGAAATCGTTGTGACCGCCATTTCGGAACAGAAACAAATGTTTGAAGGTGCGGCTCATGCGTTTTTCTGGAAACCGAAATTGCGGATCCCCGATATCTATGAAAACGAAGCAAATCAATTGGCGTTTGGAAGATTTTTAAAGGCGTGCTCCCAAGCAACAACCGAAAAGCAAATCATCGAAGAAATACTCAAACTGGATCGGCTTCAGATTAAGGGATTGGGGCCGGCTGTAGCCAACATTCTGTATTTTCTTCACCCTACTCTGTTTCCGCCATTTAATACGGCGATTGTCAACGGATTCAACTCACTTTTCAACAAAAAAATCAAACTTGGGTCCTGGACTGCTTATCTTGAAATGAGAGAAGGGATTCTGGAAGCAAATGAGGAGTTTCGTTCTCTTTTGTCAAAGGATTTGGGAGCAATTGCCGGATTGCTGTTCGAAATTGGTACCGGAAGAATTGTGATTGCCGAAAATGCGGAGAAAGTCATTGAAGCGGAAGCAACTTGTTTTCCGACCTGAGATGCGATTGCGACGCCATGTGCAAATTTGGAACGAATGTAACGGTGCTGGACAAGATCTCCAAGGCGGTATGATGGCGAAAATCTATCGGCACGATCATCCGAAGTCAATTTGGGAGGTCTTTTGAACCACGGATGCACCCAGCAAAAAATGGCAGTTTTTCATGGGCTGCATTATTCCAGTGCAACCTTTTTCTCCACTTCTTCCGGTCAAGAGAAGTGGCATATCTTGGATTTTAACCCGAAATCTGGATCCAACGATTTGATCGAAACCGTAAGTATAATAAAATGGCTCTTAAACCATTATCAAGGCCGATGGCGATCCATACACCGGCTAGTCCCCATCCCAGATATACGCCCAGTAAGTAGACTCCAAATGTACGGAAAGCCCAAATACCGATTGTAGTCGTATACATAGGATATTTCGTGTCGCCGCCAGCCTGCAATACACCCGTCAGAATGAGTACAA
The DNA window shown above is from Effusibacillus lacus and carries:
- a CDS encoding TlpA family protein disulfide reductase, which gives rise to MQKKKSIRLYAGILFIALLVLAVLAGVQNTGRIVKDISSPANTQNSKQSDVASLPRAGYTAPDFTLKDSNGNEVKLSELKGKKVFINFWASWCPPCKAEMPDLVEMSQKYKDQIAFYGINLTVQDNEEEAKKFIREFKIGFPTLMDRDGSVAKQYQVFAIPMTVTIDKNGMIVDRRDGQLSKVAMEGMIQKLMER
- a CDS encoding class I SAM-dependent methyltransferase; protein product: MEKNSDKYKPALNYDWLTRFYDPLIQWTLREETFKSQLIRQAQIQTDHHVLDLACGTATLTILIKNRFPEATVIGLDGDPKVLEIARAKLAKEQLDIPLDLGMSFDLPYTNNSFDRVLSSLFFHHLTRENKSRTLAEVHRVLKPGGEIHIADWGRPRSALMRTAFFLVQMLDGFATTKDNADGLIPQLLLESGFIEVSETVQYPTLFGPLSLYSARKPD
- the mntR gene encoding transcriptional regulator MntR; amino-acid sequence: MPTPAMEDYLEKIYGLIEEKGYARVMDIASSLNVNPPAVTKMIQKLDERGFCKYEKYRGIILTLKGKKIAKSMAEKHQILEDFLRVIGVHEENIYEEAEGIEHHISKHTAFCISGLVRFFEDNPFVKESYLTYLNKMTENDPE
- a CDS encoding ZIP family metal transporter codes for the protein MQNKGVWIALGLLPLILLAGLIGVFVVKGTGIEAEPAAPVEVIEFQKVVLTPNSFDITLRNSGPGEATVAQVLVDDAVWNGSMTPSQTIPRLGTANLQIPYPWVEGDPYEIKLITSNGLIFAHEIPVATATPELSRETLWSYSLIGLYVGVVPVALGLLWFPFVRQLGKQGMHFLLAITIGLLMFLLIDTALEAWEEAVETPRGFFAQPLVILIALATFLLLQRLGEAGENKASGLRLSFLIALSIGLHNLGEGLAIGSSFAAGEAALGTFLIIGFTLHNITEGLGIIAPLANQRPSFRYFVLLALLAGGPAIVGTWIGGAAATPLFIAICLAIGAGAIMQVIVAVSQFMRQEVTSKINWLSWSNLSGVGLGLAIMYVTKVFI
- a CDS encoding multicopper oxidase domain-containing protein translates to MKAEKSLSRRSFLKLGSFGVLGAVAANLIPDKWQGQVSANGSHEGSYKDHNAHKGTGTHGAPSLSGSYDPKVGGLDPGHFLTSFDYGNVSMTADGRTAREYQIVAEDKEVEIAPGVKFPGWVFNGQIPGPTLRCTEGDLVRVHFTNKGSHPHNIHFHGMHPSGMDGIDPIPPGGTFVYEFTAEPFGLHLYHCHVLPFKKHINRGLYGTFIVDPKTPRPQAHEMVMVMNGYDLDGDAENEFYTVNGVAFYYHSYPIEIKQDELVRIYLVNMTEFDLLNSFHLHGNLFHYFPTGTSLTPSEYTDTIMLTQGQRGILEFKYKFPGTYMFHAHQSEFTELGWSGFFQVK
- a CDS encoding cupredoxin domain-containing protein gives rise to the protein MNLKEKYTRLLFVLLFAAMGVLTVYWGKNTLSSAQADRKTESKHVEIQLKEWEIVPRNITLNKGETVQLSIINKGAYPHDFVVHGLNIKTGTLAPGQKEALTFVADQPMTLETFCTLAGHKEAGMVANLSIK